The following proteins are encoded in a genomic region of Xenopus laevis strain J_2021 chromosome 3L, Xenopus_laevis_v10.1, whole genome shotgun sequence:
- the duoxa1.L gene encoding dual oxidase maturation factor 1 (The RefSeq protein has 1 substitution compared to this genomic sequence), translating into MQANIFPFYPQPRTPFKFDTKIIEIIIICIVTACTFIIILPGIRGKSRSIWLLRILTSLFIGAVILAVNFTSDWEMGTITATTVYKSFSHSMLNASIGLWIGLKGLNITLIGNPEYQLNETINYNEEFAWESANQFETSYKDALERGLPFPIVYVAEKFTISSDCGLFQQYCISTYYSSGIMWIAFCSWILYNVLFSMPVILYGIYMMFVTAICMLVSLISFASVRKAPVCNIQFGNSILKTHFGVSYWLSLITGLLCLIISLVLLFLYKTQPKVLQLIFSYGEEEDLSNKSENEEEHSSVLSLNEIL; encoded by the exons ATGCAGGCCAACATCTTCCCATTCTATCCTCAGCCCAGGACACCTTTCAAGTTTGACACCAAAATCATTGAAATCATTATTATCTGCATTGTCACTGCATGTACTTTTATCATAATACTTCCCGGAATTAGAGGAAAATCA AGATCAATTTGGCTTTTGAGAATATTAACAAGTCTATTTATTGGCGCGGTAATTTTAG CTGTTAATTTCACTAGTGACTGGGAGATGGGAACTATCACTGCTACAACTGTATACAAGTCTTTCAGCCATTCCATGTTAAATGCCAGCATTGGACTCTGGATCGGCCTAAAAGGGCTAAACATCACTCTTATAG GAAATCCTGAGTACCAACTTAATGAGACCATAAACTACAATGAGGAATTTGCCTGGGAATCTGCAAACCAGTTTGAAACTAGTTACAAAGATGCCTTAGAAAGAGGACTCCCATTTCCAATTGTTTatgttgctgaaaaattcactatTAGCAGTGACTGTGGACTTTTTCAGCAGTACTGCATTTCAACATACTACTCATCTGGAATAATGTG GATAGCCTTCTGCTCATGGATTCTGTACAATGTGCTCTTCTCCATGCCAGTTATACTGTATGGTATCTACATGATGTTTGTAACTGCCATCTGCATGTTAGTATCCTTGATATCATTTGCCAGTGTCAGAAAGGCGCCAGTGTGTAATATTCAGTTTGGAAATTCTATTCTGAAAACTCACTTTGGGGTTTCTTATTGGTTGAGTTTAATAACAG GACTGCTTTGCCTCATCATTAGCTTGGTActtctatttttatataaaacacagcCAAAGGTTCTCCAGCTTATCTTTAGCTATGGTGAAGAAGAGGACCTctcaaataaatcagaaaatGAAGAGGAACACAGTTCAGCCCTAAGCTTAAATGAGATACTATGA